A region of Paractinoplanes abujensis DNA encodes the following proteins:
- a CDS encoding TetR/AcrR family transcriptional regulator C-terminal domain-containing protein, translated as MSVYRRIADELAARIAAGEPGPGQRIMSTRQIMAEYGVAMATATKVITHLRDEGLVRAKPGVGTVVAVGAVPAGSAPGRDVLVRTAITIADAEGLTGLSMRRLAGELSMPTMSIYKHVADKEELVLLMMDKVMAANPPPPGMSAERDGWRACVEALARLQWSMYRRHTWLAQAVSFTRPLLAPHAMAHTEWTMRALEGLGLDHNAQFCAAVTVANYVRGTAVNLEEEARAEQESGLDDQQWMRAQQQRMAAVLATGKLPLMARFISAEDRAFDLDTLLDFGLQRLLDGLDQTRATPP; from the coding sequence ATGAGTGTCTATCGCCGGATCGCCGACGAGCTCGCCGCGCGCATCGCCGCCGGGGAACCGGGCCCGGGTCAGCGCATCATGTCGACCCGTCAGATCATGGCGGAGTACGGGGTGGCGATGGCCACGGCGACCAAGGTGATCACCCACCTGCGCGACGAGGGTTTGGTCCGGGCCAAGCCGGGTGTCGGCACGGTGGTGGCGGTCGGCGCCGTGCCCGCCGGCTCCGCCCCCGGCCGTGACGTGCTCGTCCGCACGGCCATCACGATCGCCGACGCCGAGGGCCTGACCGGGCTGTCGATGCGGCGCCTGGCCGGGGAACTGAGCATGCCGACCATGTCGATCTACAAGCATGTGGCCGACAAGGAAGAGCTCGTGCTGCTCATGATGGACAAGGTGATGGCGGCCAACCCTCCCCCGCCCGGCATGTCGGCCGAACGGGACGGCTGGCGCGCCTGCGTCGAGGCCCTGGCCCGCCTGCAGTGGTCGATGTATCGCCGGCACACGTGGCTGGCCCAGGCCGTCTCGTTCACCCGCCCGCTGCTGGCGCCGCACGCGATGGCGCACACCGAGTGGACGATGCGCGCGCTGGAGGGTCTCGGACTCGACCACAACGCGCAGTTCTGCGCGGCGGTGACGGTGGCCAACTACGTACGGGGAACCGCAGTCAATCTCGAGGAGGAGGCCCGGGCCGAACAGGAGTCGGGACTCGACGATCAGCAGTGGATGCGGGCCCAGCAGCAACGGATGGCCGCCGTGCTGGCCACCGGGAAACTGCCGTTGATGGCCCGGTTCATCTCCGCCGAGGACCGCGCCTTCGACCTGGACACCCTGCTCGACTTCGGTCTGCAACGCCTTCTGGACGGCCTCGATCAGACGCGGGCGACGCCGCCGTAA
- a CDS encoding Mth938-like domain-containing protein — translation MTSPKIVSVEWGHIEVEGLEPGKDFKLYPGGGREWNWSETGMRHNPGIRPEDVEELLTHGATVVVLSRGMDRQLQVDPATLDHLEARGVETHVAETTLAVELYNKLAATQPVGGLFHSTC, via the coding sequence GTGACATCACCGAAGATCGTGTCCGTCGAGTGGGGCCACATCGAAGTGGAGGGCCTGGAGCCCGGCAAGGACTTCAAGCTCTACCCCGGCGGCGGCCGCGAATGGAACTGGTCGGAGACCGGCATGCGCCACAACCCCGGCATCCGGCCCGAAGACGTCGAGGAACTGCTCACCCACGGCGCAACGGTGGTGGTGCTCTCCCGCGGCATGGACCGGCAGCTCCAGGTCGACCCGGCCACGCTCGACCACCTCGAAGCCCGGGGCGTCGAGACCCACGTCGCCGAGACCACGCTGGCCGTCGAGCTCTACAACAAGCTGGCGGCGACTCAGCCGGTAGGCGGCCTGTTCCACTCCACCTGCTGA
- a CDS encoding ABC transporter ATP-binding protein gives MTDIVRVEELDKTYEGGVAALDGVTAGFAAGSFTAVMGPSGSGKSTLLQCAAGLDRPTGGRVFINGTELTATKDTAMTKFRRTRVGFVFQDYNLLPSLTVEQNTVLSLRLAGRRPDRARVHAVLDRLGLGDRRHDLPERLSGGQRQRVAVARALVTEPAVIFADEPTGALDLRSAREVLTLLRSIVHEHGRTVVMVTHDPVAAAYADSVVFLADGRLAGSLRAPTADAVAERLAHLGDRVGGVLA, from the coding sequence ATGACCGACATCGTCAGGGTAGAAGAGCTTGACAAGACGTACGAGGGTGGCGTGGCCGCGCTGGACGGCGTCACCGCCGGGTTCGCCGCGGGCAGCTTCACGGCGGTGATGGGCCCGTCCGGCTCCGGCAAGAGCACCCTGCTGCAATGCGCGGCGGGGCTCGACCGGCCGACCGGCGGGCGGGTGTTCATCAACGGCACCGAGCTGACGGCCACGAAGGACACTGCGATGACCAAGTTCCGCCGGACCCGGGTCGGGTTCGTGTTCCAGGACTACAACCTGCTCCCGTCGCTCACCGTCGAGCAGAACACCGTGCTGTCGTTGCGGCTGGCCGGGCGGCGGCCCGACCGCGCGCGGGTGCACGCCGTGCTCGACCGGCTCGGTCTGGGCGACCGGCGGCACGACCTGCCCGAGCGCCTGTCGGGCGGCCAGCGGCAGCGCGTGGCCGTGGCCCGGGCCCTGGTCACCGAGCCCGCCGTGATCTTCGCCGACGAGCCGACCGGCGCGCTCGACCTGCGCAGTGCGCGCGAAGTGCTCACTTTGCTGCGCTCGATAGTGCACGAACACGGCCGTACGGTGGTCATGGTCACCCACGACCCGGTCGCCGCCGCGTACGCGGACTCGGTCGTCTTCCTGGCCGACGGCCGGCTCGCCGGGTCGCTGCGCGCGCCGACCGCCGACGCCGTGGCCGAGCGCCTGGCCCACCTCGGTGACCGGGTCGGCGGGGTGCTCGCATGA
- a CDS encoding FtsX-like permease family protein, with protein MIAVALRNLRHRPGGFVATFLTAFLGAALIMAFASLLDTASGVPTADGNESLVTTAMVGGGWCLVIVAFAVTSTLSLAVRQRSEQIALLRRAGATGPQIRRMVVGEALAVALLASAVAVPAGWLLGRLLVSLLKDTGQVVPAVSPAFGGIALALGFGVTLLGSSAAGLATARRILASSARRERPVLRRIAAVFFLLAGGNCATLTATLMDGKGIDAMQTAGQAGIWASIGLALLAPELLRLVTVVLGPLVRVFGIAGSLAVTGVHSRTRQLASAVMPVLLFTGIATGTVYMQGIEDRAAQGRIQPDYARDIQTLNYVVVGMITLFVAVMLVNTLVAATTHRRREFAQQRLAGATTGQVLAMVALEGVLITVTGVLGGLAASMFTILPFGSARADQVWPSASPWAFAIIACSAVALTAFATIQTTSRTVRGPATPAVRA; from the coding sequence ATGATCGCCGTGGCCCTGCGCAACCTGCGCCACCGTCCCGGCGGCTTCGTCGCCACGTTCCTCACCGCCTTCCTGGGCGCGGCGCTGATCATGGCGTTCGCGTCGCTGCTCGACACCGCCTCCGGTGTGCCCACCGCCGACGGCAACGAGTCGCTGGTCACCACGGCCATGGTCGGCGGTGGCTGGTGCCTGGTCATCGTGGCGTTCGCGGTGACCTCGACGCTGAGCCTGGCCGTGCGGCAGCGCTCCGAGCAGATCGCCTTGCTGCGGCGGGCCGGCGCCACCGGACCGCAGATCCGGCGGATGGTGGTGGGGGAGGCCCTGGCGGTCGCCCTGCTCGCGTCGGCGGTCGCGGTGCCGGCCGGCTGGCTGCTCGGCCGCTTGCTGGTCTCCCTCCTCAAGGACACCGGGCAGGTCGTGCCCGCGGTGTCGCCCGCCTTCGGAGGGATCGCGCTGGCCCTGGGTTTCGGGGTCACCCTGCTCGGCTCGTCCGCGGCCGGGCTGGCCACCGCCCGGCGGATCCTGGCCTCCTCGGCGCGCCGCGAACGCCCCGTGCTGCGCCGGATCGCCGCCGTGTTCTTCCTGCTGGCCGGCGGTAACTGCGCGACGTTGACCGCGACGCTGATGGACGGCAAGGGCATCGACGCCATGCAGACCGCGGGGCAGGCCGGCATCTGGGCCTCGATCGGCCTGGCCCTGCTCGCCCCCGAACTGCTGCGCCTGGTCACGGTCGTGCTGGGCCCCCTCGTACGGGTCTTCGGCATCGCCGGTTCGCTGGCCGTGACGGGCGTCCATTCCCGTACGCGGCAGCTCGCGTCAGCGGTCATGCCCGTGCTGCTGTTCACCGGCATCGCCACCGGCACGGTCTACATGCAGGGCATCGAGGATCGGGCGGCGCAGGGCCGGATCCAGCCCGACTACGCGCGGGACATCCAGACCCTGAACTACGTGGTCGTCGGCATGATCACCCTGTTCGTGGCCGTCATGCTCGTCAACACGCTGGTCGCCGCCACCACCCACCGCCGCCGCGAGTTCGCCCAGCAACGCCTGGCCGGGGCGACGACGGGGCAGGTGCTGGCGATGGTCGCGCTGGAAGGCGTGCTGATCACGGTCACCGGCGTGCTCGGCGGGCTGGCCGCCTCGATGTTCACCATCCTGCCGTTCGGTTCGGCCCGCGCCGATCAGGTCTGGCCGTCCGCGTCACCGTGGGCGTTCGCGATCATCGCCTGCTCGGCCGTGGCCCTGACCGCGTTCGCCACGATCCAGACCACCAGCCGTACGGTCCGCGGCCCGGCCACCCCCGCCGTGCGCGCGTGA